In the Limanda limanda chromosome 1, fLimLim1.1, whole genome shotgun sequence genome, one interval contains:
- the tspan12 gene encoding tetraspanin-12, whose translation MAREDAVRCLRCLLYALNVLFWLMSACVLGVAAWIRDSLNTVLTLTAHTRLEEAAILTYSPAVHPVIIAVCCFLIIVAMVGYCGALRCNLLLLSWYLCSLLVIFCVELASAVWTYDQPSVQRSDMISLKSRMSNYGLQRYQWLTHTWNSFQTQFKCCGVMYFTDWLEMTEMEWPPDSCCSDQYPGCARHARYHDLSDLYQEGCGPKIYSFIRGTKQLQALRFLGVSIGVAQILAMALTLTLLWALYYGRKSPELDSMAPPMDSAPDTVTHGASASGSNQTNMCAASTPQEHQFEMECLS comes from the exons ATGGCTCGTGAGGATGCGGTGAGATGTCTGAGGTGTCTGCTGTACGCACTCAACGTGCTCTTCTGG ctgatGTCAGCGTGTGTGTTGGGAGTGGCCGCGTGGATCCGAGACTCTCTGAACACCGTCCTGACGCTGACGGCTCACACCAG gttggAGGAGGCGGCCATTCTCACGTACTCTCCAGCTGTTCATCCCGTCATCATCGCCGTGTGCTGCTTCCTTATCATCGTGGCAATGGTGGGATACTGTGGAGCGCTCAGGTgtaacctgctgctgctctcctgg tacCTGTGCAGTCTGCTGGTGATCTTCTGCGTTGAACTGGCCAGCGCCGTGTGGACGTATGACCAG ccatcAGTGCAGCGCTCGGATATGATCAGTCTTAAGTCTCGGATGTCAAACTACGGCCTGCAGAGATACCAGTGgctcacacacacctggaacAGCTTCCagacacag TTTAAATGCTGCGGAGTGATGTACTTCACTGATTGGCTGGAGATGACAGAAATGGAGTGGCCTCCTGACTCCTGCTGCTCCGATCAGTATCCAGGCTGCGCTCGCCACGCCCGCTACCATGATCTGAGTGACCTCTACCAAGAG GGCTGCGGTCCAAAGATCTACAGTTTCATTCGTGGGACGAAGCAGTTGCAGGCGTTGCGTTTCCTGGGCGTGTCTATCGGCGTGGCTCAGATCCTGGCCATGGCGCTCACCCTCACGCTGCTCTGGGCGCTTTATTATGGACGAAAGTCTCCAGAACTGGACTCCATGGCACCCCCGATGGACTCCGCTCCCGACACTGTGACGCATGGAGCCTCAGCTTCAGGCAGCAACCAGACTAACATGTGCGCTGCCTCCACGCCGCAGGAACACCAGTTTGAGATGGAGTGCCTGTCGTAG